The proteins below are encoded in one region of Bremerella sp. P1:
- a CDS encoding transketolase family protein has protein sequence MRKAFIESLLAAAKADPRIWLLCGDLGFSVLDPFAAEFPERYINCGVAEQNMIGVAAGLAKEGKIPFVYSIANFSTLRCLEQIRNDVAYHDLPVRIVSVGAGFAYGAAGFTHFGIEEVAALRAFPNLLVVSPGDPIEAAASVTALARDRRPAYLRLGKGGETAVHPTPLELTLGHAIQVQDGDQATVLASGSLLATAVEAANDLAASGINVRVLSVPTIAPLDSNAIQKAAYETGNLVTVEEHTIGGLGSAVAELVATEGLPAKLKMVCIGKERTTPAGGHAFLRSEYGLTADQIVSAVRSLTQRQPV, from the coding sequence GTGAGAAAAGCATTTATCGAATCATTGCTTGCTGCCGCGAAGGCGGATCCCAGAATCTGGCTTCTGTGCGGTGACCTGGGCTTTTCCGTACTCGATCCATTCGCCGCGGAATTTCCCGAACGCTATATCAACTGCGGCGTCGCTGAGCAGAACATGATTGGTGTCGCAGCAGGTCTCGCGAAAGAGGGAAAGATCCCGTTCGTTTATTCGATTGCCAATTTCTCAACGCTTCGTTGCCTGGAGCAGATCCGCAACGATGTCGCCTATCACGACTTGCCAGTTCGCATTGTGTCGGTAGGGGCGGGCTTTGCTTACGGTGCGGCTGGGTTTACACACTTTGGAATTGAAGAAGTTGCCGCCCTCCGAGCGTTTCCCAACTTGCTCGTAGTTTCGCCTGGGGATCCGATCGAAGCGGCAGCATCGGTCACAGCCCTGGCCCGCGATCGTCGCCCCGCGTACTTGCGACTTGGCAAAGGGGGAGAAACGGCCGTTCATCCAACACCGCTTGAATTAACGCTTGGACATGCAATCCAAGTTCAAGATGGAGATCAGGCCACCGTTCTCGCTTCCGGTAGCTTGCTGGCGACTGCCGTCGAGGCGGCCAACGACTTGGCAGCCTCAGGAATCAACGTTCGCGTGTTGAGTGTGCCCACAATCGCTCCGCTCGATTCAAACGCCATTCAGAAAGCGGCGTACGAAACCGGCAACCTTGTAACGGTCGAAGAGCACACAATTGGAGGCCTAGGCTCGGCTGTGGCCGAACTTGTTGCCACGGAAGGCCTACCTGCCAAACTGAAGATGGTTTGCATCGGCAAGGAGCGTACAACGCCGGCAGGTGGCCATGCATTCTTGAGAAGCGAGTATGGTCTGACGGCCGACCAGATTGTTTCTGCGGTTCGATCACTGACCCAACGTCAACCCGTTTAG
- a CDS encoding sigma-70 family RNA polymerase sigma factor has product MQDEQNWDRLIEGLRTGDNDACRDFWTSYGPLLESVAQKQLSTRLQRRVGSDDIVQSACRTFFRRVSAGQFDLPDADTLWRLICSITLTKARRAARDHSRQKRGMNREQDISAGNTDGSNPEGQLASPESSPLDAAEMVDQMQALLSGLGEQECQILDLKLQQYTNDEIAEQLGCSERTVRRVIKRLQDKWLTMDESS; this is encoded by the coding sequence ATGCAAGATGAGCAAAATTGGGATCGTTTGATTGAAGGCCTACGAACAGGCGACAACGACGCATGTCGTGATTTCTGGACAAGTTACGGCCCCTTGCTGGAATCGGTGGCCCAGAAACAGCTTTCCACCCGACTGCAGCGGCGAGTGGGATCCGACGATATTGTGCAGTCCGCTTGTCGGACTTTCTTTCGGCGGGTGTCTGCGGGGCAATTTGATCTGCCCGACGCTGACACCCTGTGGCGTTTGATTTGTTCGATTACCCTGACCAAAGCCCGCCGGGCAGCGCGAGACCATTCGCGCCAGAAACGGGGGATGAATCGCGAACAAGACATTTCCGCTGGCAATACCGATGGCAGCAATCCGGAAGGCCAACTTGCCTCTCCCGAATCGTCGCCACTGGATGCCGCCGAAATGGTCGACCAGATGCAGGCCCTCTTGTCGGGCTTGGGAGAGCAGGAATGCCAGATCCTCGATCTAAAGTTACAGCAATACACCAATGACGAAATCGCCGAACAACTGGGTTGCTCCGAACGGACGGTCCGGCGAGTGATCAAACGCCTGCAGGACAAGTGGCTAACAATGGACGAGAGCAGCTAA